The proteins below are encoded in one region of Anguilla anguilla isolate fAngAng1 chromosome 3, fAngAng1.pri, whole genome shotgun sequence:
- the LOC118222664 gene encoding myc box-dependent-interacting protein 1-like isoform X3 translates to MAEMGKGVTAGKLASSMQKKLTRAQEKVLQKLGKADETKDAAFEESVVNFNKQMAEGTKLQKDLRVYLTAVKAMHDSSRRLQECLADMYEPEWYGKEEVDSIAEDTDLLWIDFHQKLVDQALISMDTYLGQFPDIKARVAKRDRKLVDFDSARHHVASIQKSKKKDEVKLAKAEDELGRAQKVFEEMNVDLQEELPALWNSRVGFYVNTFQSVASLSEKFHREMGKLNHSLNEVMTKLEEQNKKGLKADGGVKRDLAGTNHSLTPQESPIPKSQSKPEQAPAEPQQWDEDAQADVQAGRDDDAQADAQTGWEGDGAQSASSGWGYEGAETAQSAWDDDGAQTAQAGWNNEDNAQTHWGDDGAQVGLEEEAAADVQPGWDHSGSQAGRTEEQTAAAQTGCADTEQLQGEDSADGGYTEGDGECQNVSLFG, encoded by the exons gTTCTACAGAAGCTGGGTAAGGCAGATGAGACTAAGGATGCCGCATTTGAGGAGAGCGTGGTAAACTTCAACAAGCAGATG GCAGAGGGAACCAAACTACAGAAGGACCTGAGGGTTTACCTGACAGCTGTCAAAG CGATGCACGACTCATCCAGGCGTCTGCAGGAGTGCCTCGCGGACATGTATGAGCCAGAGTGGTACGGCAAGGAGGAAGTGGATTCCATTGCAGAG GACACTGACCTTCTGTGGATAGACTTTCATCAGAAACTGGTGGACCAAGCTTTGATCTCAATGGATACGTACCTGGGCCAGTTCCCTGATATTAAG GCGCGCGTTGCAAAGCGCGACAGGAAGCTGGTGGACTTTGACAGCGCACGACACCACGTTGCCTCTATACAAAAGAGCAAGAAAAAGGATGAGGTCAAGCTGGCCAAG GCAGAGGATGAATTGGGACGAGCCCAGAAGGTGTTTGAAGAGATGAATGTAGATCTACAAGAGGAGCTtccagcactgtggaacag TCGTGTTGGCTTTTATGTTAACACATTCCAGAGTGTGGCATCACTGTCAGAGAAGTTTCATAGAGAAATGGGAAAG CTGAATCACAGCCTGAACGAAGTGATGACCAAATTGGAAGAACAGAACAA AAAGGGCTTGAAGGCAGACGGAGGAGTAAAGAG ggatctggctggcaccAACCACAGCCTCACTCCACAGGAATCACCCATTCCCAAGTCTCAGTCCAAG CCTGAGCAGGCCCCCGCAGAGCCACAGCAGTGGGACGAGGATGCGCAGGCTGATGTGCAGGCGGGCCGGGACGATGATGCGCAGGCGGATGCGCAGACGGGCTGGGAGGGTGACGGAGCACAGTCTGCGTCATCGGGCTGGGGCTATGAGGGGGCAGAGACTGCGCAGTCAGCCTGGGACGACGATGGCGCGCAGACTGCGCAGGCAGGCTGGAACAATGAGGACAATGCGCAGACGCACTGGGGAGATGATGGGGCCCAGGTAGGGTTGGAAGAGGAGGCTGCTGCAGATGTGCAGCCAGGCTGGGACCACAGTGGAAGCCAAGCTGGGAGGACAGAGGAGCAGACTGCTGCTGCGCAAACGGGCTGCGCAGACACTGAGCAGCTACAGGGGGAGGACAGCGCAGATGGGGGCTATACTGAAGGGGATGGGGAGTGCCAGAATGTAAGTTTATTTGGGTAG
- the LOC118222664 gene encoding myc box-dependent-interacting protein 1-like isoform X7: MAEMGKGVTAGKLASSMQKKLTRAQEKVLQKLGKADETKDAAFEESVVNFNKQMAEGTKLQKDLRVYLTAVKAMHDSSRRLQECLADMYEPEWYGKEEVDSIAEDTDLLWIDFHQKLVDQALISMDTYLGQFPDIKARVAKRDRKLVDFDSARHHVASIQKSKKKDEVKLAKQVALLEKAAPVWAQGMISAHHVAQTNLSRNQAEDELGRAQKVFEEMNVDLQEELPALWNSRVGFYVNTFQSVASLSEKFHREMGKLNHSLNEVMTKLEEQNKDLAGTNHSLTPQESPIPKSQSKEESADAAGTAGAESDEASPVATSNGSVEEVEMPPGFLFKVKAMHDYIANDADELEMKSGDIVLVVSYDNPEEQDDGWLMGMLEANWIKEKGLAHKGVFPENFTQNL; encoded by the exons gTTCTACAGAAGCTGGGTAAGGCAGATGAGACTAAGGATGCCGCATTTGAGGAGAGCGTGGTAAACTTCAACAAGCAGATG GCAGAGGGAACCAAACTACAGAAGGACCTGAGGGTTTACCTGACAGCTGTCAAAG CGATGCACGACTCATCCAGGCGTCTGCAGGAGTGCCTCGCGGACATGTATGAGCCAGAGTGGTACGGCAAGGAGGAAGTGGATTCCATTGCAGAG GACACTGACCTTCTGTGGATAGACTTTCATCAGAAACTGGTGGACCAAGCTTTGATCTCAATGGATACGTACCTGGGCCAGTTCCCTGATATTAAG GCGCGCGTTGCAAAGCGCGACAGGAAGCTGGTGGACTTTGACAGCGCACGACACCACGTTGCCTCTATACAAAAGAGCAAGAAAAAGGATGAGGTCAAGCTGGCCAAG CAAGTTGCACTCCTGGAGAAAGCAGCCCCTGTGTGGGCTCAGGGAATGATCTCAGCGCATCATGTTGCTCAGACTAACCTGTCGAGAAACCAG GCAGAGGATGAATTGGGACGAGCCCAGAAGGTGTTTGAAGAGATGAATGTAGATCTACAAGAGGAGCTtccagcactgtggaacag TCGTGTTGGCTTTTATGTTAACACATTCCAGAGTGTGGCATCACTGTCAGAGAAGTTTCATAGAGAAATGGGAAAG CTGAATCACAGCCTGAACGAAGTGATGACCAAATTGGAAGAACAGAACAA ggatctggctggcaccAACCACAGCCTCACTCCACAGGAATCACCCATTCCCAAGTCTCAGTCCAAG gaGGAGTCGGCCGACGCTGCTGGGACTGCTGGAGCAGAATCT GATGAAGCGTCGCCAGTGGCAACAAGCAACGGGTccgtggaggaggtggagatgcCTCCAGGATTTCTCTTTAAA GTCAAGGCGATGCATGACTACATAGCCAATGATGCAGATGAGCTTGAAATGAAATCTGGGGACATTGTGCTGGTTGTATCCTACGACAACCCTGAGGAGCAG GACGACGGGTGGCTGATGGGAATGCTGGAGGCCAACTGGATTAAGGAGAAAGGCCTTGCTCACAAGGGAGTGTTCCCAGAAAACTTCACCCAGAATTTGTGA
- the LOC118222664 gene encoding myc box-dependent-interacting protein 1-like isoform X2: MAEMGKGVTAGKLASSMQKKLTRAQEKVLQKLGKADETKDAAFEESVVNFNKQMAEGTKLQKDLRVYLTAVKAMHDSSRRLQECLADMYEPEWYGKEEVDSIAEDTDLLWIDFHQKLVDQALISMDTYLGQFPDIKARVAKRDRKLVDFDSARHHVASIQKSKKKDEVKLAKQVALLEKAAPVWAQGMISAHHVAQTNLSRNQAEDELGRAQKVFEEMNVDLQEELPALWNSRVGFYVNTFQSVASLSEKFHREMGKLNHSLNEVMTKLEEQNKDLAGTNHSLTPQESPIPKSQSKPEQAPAEPQQWDEDAQADVQAGRDDDAQADAQTGWEGDGAQSASSGWGYEGAETAQSAWDDDGAQTAQAGWNNEDNAQTHWGDDGAQVGLEEEAAADVQPGWDHSGSQAGRTEEQTAAAQTGCADTEQLQGEDSADGGYTEGDGECQNVSLFG, translated from the exons gTTCTACAGAAGCTGGGTAAGGCAGATGAGACTAAGGATGCCGCATTTGAGGAGAGCGTGGTAAACTTCAACAAGCAGATG GCAGAGGGAACCAAACTACAGAAGGACCTGAGGGTTTACCTGACAGCTGTCAAAG CGATGCACGACTCATCCAGGCGTCTGCAGGAGTGCCTCGCGGACATGTATGAGCCAGAGTGGTACGGCAAGGAGGAAGTGGATTCCATTGCAGAG GACACTGACCTTCTGTGGATAGACTTTCATCAGAAACTGGTGGACCAAGCTTTGATCTCAATGGATACGTACCTGGGCCAGTTCCCTGATATTAAG GCGCGCGTTGCAAAGCGCGACAGGAAGCTGGTGGACTTTGACAGCGCACGACACCACGTTGCCTCTATACAAAAGAGCAAGAAAAAGGATGAGGTCAAGCTGGCCAAG CAAGTTGCACTCCTGGAGAAAGCAGCCCCTGTGTGGGCTCAGGGAATGATCTCAGCGCATCATGTTGCTCAGACTAACCTGTCGAGAAACCAG GCAGAGGATGAATTGGGACGAGCCCAGAAGGTGTTTGAAGAGATGAATGTAGATCTACAAGAGGAGCTtccagcactgtggaacag TCGTGTTGGCTTTTATGTTAACACATTCCAGAGTGTGGCATCACTGTCAGAGAAGTTTCATAGAGAAATGGGAAAG CTGAATCACAGCCTGAACGAAGTGATGACCAAATTGGAAGAACAGAACAA ggatctggctggcaccAACCACAGCCTCACTCCACAGGAATCACCCATTCCCAAGTCTCAGTCCAAG CCTGAGCAGGCCCCCGCAGAGCCACAGCAGTGGGACGAGGATGCGCAGGCTGATGTGCAGGCGGGCCGGGACGATGATGCGCAGGCGGATGCGCAGACGGGCTGGGAGGGTGACGGAGCACAGTCTGCGTCATCGGGCTGGGGCTATGAGGGGGCAGAGACTGCGCAGTCAGCCTGGGACGACGATGGCGCGCAGACTGCGCAGGCAGGCTGGAACAATGAGGACAATGCGCAGACGCACTGGGGAGATGATGGGGCCCAGGTAGGGTTGGAAGAGGAGGCTGCTGCAGATGTGCAGCCAGGCTGGGACCACAGTGGAAGCCAAGCTGGGAGGACAGAGGAGCAGACTGCTGCTGCGCAAACGGGCTGCGCAGACACTGAGCAGCTACAGGGGGAGGACAGCGCAGATGGGGGCTATACTGAAGGGGATGGGGAGTGCCAGAATGTAAGTTTATTTGGGTAG
- the ihha gene encoding indian hedgehog signaling molecule a → MRLSMFVALFIGCALILSPVNEGCGPGRGYGKRRPPRKLTPLSYKQFSPNVAEKTLGASGRYEGKITRNSERFKELTPNYNPDIIFKDEENTGADRLMTQRCKDKLNSLAISVMNMWPGVKLRVTEGWDEDGHHSEESLHYEGRAVDITTSDRDRNKYAMLARLAVEAGFDWVYYESKAHVHCSVKSEHSVAAKTGGCFPGSAWVSLEGGGRKAIRDLQPGERVLASSESNGGGELVYSPVLTFIDRDPTTRKHFYVIGVEGGPTLSLTAAHLLFVTEGNCSGRAAEGQMRTIFASDARPGQCVLTAGGGEGRGRLSPVAWVRLREDGGTFAPLTRHGTLVVNGVLASCYAAVDQHSLAHWAFAPLRLLYRWTGPSGHQGDGIHWYSRVLYWAGTWLLDSERFHPWGVTTDSQR, encoded by the exons ATGCGGCTGTCCATGTTTGTGGCGCTCTTCATTGGCTGCGCCTTGATTCTCTCTCCGGTCAACGAGGGCTGTGGGCCGGGAAGGGGATACGGCAAGAGACGGCCACCGAGGAAGCTTACACCGCTTTCCTACAAGCAGTTCAGCCCTAACGTGGCCGAGAAAACATTAGGGGCGAGTGGTAGATACGAGGGGAAAATAACCCGGAATTCGGAACGATTTAAAGAGCTGACTCCAAATTACAACCCTGACATCATATTCAAAGATGAAGAAAACACAGGTGCGGATAGACTGATGACACAG cgCTGCAAGGACAAGCTGAACTCTCTGGCTATCTCAGTGATGAACATGTGGCCGGGGGTGAAGCTCCGCGTGACGGAGGGCTGGGACGAGGACGGCCACCACTCCGAGGAGTCCCTGCACTACGAGGGCCGCGCGGTCGACATCACCACCTCCGACCGCGACCGCAACAAGTACGCAATGCTCGCCCGCCTGGCCGTGGAGGCCGGCTTTGACTGGGTCTACTACGAGTCCAAGGCCCACGTGCACTGCAGCGTCAAGTCag aacacTCTGTCGCAGCTAAGACAGGGGGCTGTTTCCCAGGCAGTGCGTGGGTCAGCCTGGAAGGAGGGGGCAGGAAGGCTATCCGGGACCTTCAGCCGGGCGAGCGAGTACTGGCCTCGTCCGAGAGCAACGGAGGCGGGGAGCTGGTCTACAGCCCGGTCCTCACCTTCATCGACCGCGACCCCACAACCCGGAAGCACTTCTATGTAATCGGGGTGGAGGGAGGGCCAACGCTGTCCCTCACAGCTGCCCACCTGCTATTTGTGACCGAGGGGAACTGCTCGGGGAGGGCGGCCGAGGGCCAGATGCGGACGATATTCGCCAGCGACGCCCGGCCGGGACAGTGCGTGCTGACGGCaggcggaggggaggggcggggccgcctGTCGCCCGTGGCCTGGGTGCGTCTGCGGGAGGACGGCGGCACCTTCGCCCCCCTCACCCGCCACGGCACGCTGGTGGTCAACGGCGTCCTGGCCTCCTGCTACGCCGCTGTGGACCAGCACAGCCTGGCCCACTGGGCCTTCGCCCCGCTCCGCCTCCTCTACCGCTGGACCGGGCCCAGCGGTCACCAGGGAGACGGGATACACTGGTACTCACGGGTCCTCTACTGGGCTGGGACCTGGCTGCTGGATTCTGAACGTTTTCACCCTTGGGGTGTCACAACAGACTCccagagatga
- the LOC118222664 gene encoding myc box-dependent-interacting protein 1-like isoform X6, with the protein MAEMGKGVTAGKLASSMQKKLTRAQEKVLQKLGKADETKDAAFEESVVNFNKQMAEGTKLQKDLRVYLTAVKAMHDSSRRLQECLADMYEPEWYGKEEVDSIAEDTDLLWIDFHQKLVDQALISMDTYLGQFPDIKARVAKRDRKLVDFDSARHHVASIQKSKKKDEVKLAKQVALLEKAAPVWAQGMISAHHVAQTNLSRNQAEDELGRAQKVFEEMNVDLQEELPALWNSRVGFYVNTFQSVASLSEKFHREMGKLNHSLNEVMTKLEEQNKDLAGTNHSLTPQESPIPKSQSKEESADAAGTAGAESNSLPAAQDEASPVATSNGSVEEVEMPPGFLFKVKAMHDYIANDADELEMKSGDIVLVVSYDNPEEQDDGWLMGMLEANWIKEKGLAHKGVFPENFTQNL; encoded by the exons gTTCTACAGAAGCTGGGTAAGGCAGATGAGACTAAGGATGCCGCATTTGAGGAGAGCGTGGTAAACTTCAACAAGCAGATG GCAGAGGGAACCAAACTACAGAAGGACCTGAGGGTTTACCTGACAGCTGTCAAAG CGATGCACGACTCATCCAGGCGTCTGCAGGAGTGCCTCGCGGACATGTATGAGCCAGAGTGGTACGGCAAGGAGGAAGTGGATTCCATTGCAGAG GACACTGACCTTCTGTGGATAGACTTTCATCAGAAACTGGTGGACCAAGCTTTGATCTCAATGGATACGTACCTGGGCCAGTTCCCTGATATTAAG GCGCGCGTTGCAAAGCGCGACAGGAAGCTGGTGGACTTTGACAGCGCACGACACCACGTTGCCTCTATACAAAAGAGCAAGAAAAAGGATGAGGTCAAGCTGGCCAAG CAAGTTGCACTCCTGGAGAAAGCAGCCCCTGTGTGGGCTCAGGGAATGATCTCAGCGCATCATGTTGCTCAGACTAACCTGTCGAGAAACCAG GCAGAGGATGAATTGGGACGAGCCCAGAAGGTGTTTGAAGAGATGAATGTAGATCTACAAGAGGAGCTtccagcactgtggaacag TCGTGTTGGCTTTTATGTTAACACATTCCAGAGTGTGGCATCACTGTCAGAGAAGTTTCATAGAGAAATGGGAAAG CTGAATCACAGCCTGAACGAAGTGATGACCAAATTGGAAGAACAGAACAA ggatctggctggcaccAACCACAGCCTCACTCCACAGGAATCACCCATTCCCAAGTCTCAGTCCAAG gaGGAGTCGGCCGACGCTGCTGGGACTGCTGGAGCAGAATCT AATTCTCTGCCTGCTGCCCAGGATGAAGCGTCGCCAGTGGCAACAAGCAACGGGTccgtggaggaggtggagatgcCTCCAGGATTTCTCTTTAAA GTCAAGGCGATGCATGACTACATAGCCAATGATGCAGATGAGCTTGAAATGAAATCTGGGGACATTGTGCTGGTTGTATCCTACGACAACCCTGAGGAGCAG GACGACGGGTGGCTGATGGGAATGCTGGAGGCCAACTGGATTAAGGAGAAAGGCCTTGCTCACAAGGGAGTGTTCCCAGAAAACTTCACCCAGAATTTGTGA
- the LOC118222664 gene encoding myc box-dependent-interacting protein 1-like isoform X1 has protein sequence MAEMGKGVTAGKLASSMQKKLTRAQEKVLQKLGKADETKDAAFEESVVNFNKQMAEGTKLQKDLRVYLTAVKAMHDSSRRLQECLADMYEPEWYGKEEVDSIAEDTDLLWIDFHQKLVDQALISMDTYLGQFPDIKARVAKRDRKLVDFDSARHHVASIQKSKKKDEVKLAKQVALLEKAAPVWAQGMISAHHVAQTNLSRNQAEDELGRAQKVFEEMNVDLQEELPALWNSRVGFYVNTFQSVASLSEKFHREMGKLNHSLNEVMTKLEEQNKKGLKADGGVKRDLAGTNHSLTPQESPIPKSQSKPEQAPAEPQQWDEDAQADVQAGRDDDAQADAQTGWEGDGAQSASSGWGYEGAETAQSAWDDDGAQTAQAGWNNEDNAQTHWGDDGAQVGLEEEAAADVQPGWDHSGSQAGRTEEQTAAAQTGCADTEQLQGEDSADGGYTEGDGECQNVSLFG, from the exons gTTCTACAGAAGCTGGGTAAGGCAGATGAGACTAAGGATGCCGCATTTGAGGAGAGCGTGGTAAACTTCAACAAGCAGATG GCAGAGGGAACCAAACTACAGAAGGACCTGAGGGTTTACCTGACAGCTGTCAAAG CGATGCACGACTCATCCAGGCGTCTGCAGGAGTGCCTCGCGGACATGTATGAGCCAGAGTGGTACGGCAAGGAGGAAGTGGATTCCATTGCAGAG GACACTGACCTTCTGTGGATAGACTTTCATCAGAAACTGGTGGACCAAGCTTTGATCTCAATGGATACGTACCTGGGCCAGTTCCCTGATATTAAG GCGCGCGTTGCAAAGCGCGACAGGAAGCTGGTGGACTTTGACAGCGCACGACACCACGTTGCCTCTATACAAAAGAGCAAGAAAAAGGATGAGGTCAAGCTGGCCAAG CAAGTTGCACTCCTGGAGAAAGCAGCCCCTGTGTGGGCTCAGGGAATGATCTCAGCGCATCATGTTGCTCAGACTAACCTGTCGAGAAACCAG GCAGAGGATGAATTGGGACGAGCCCAGAAGGTGTTTGAAGAGATGAATGTAGATCTACAAGAGGAGCTtccagcactgtggaacag TCGTGTTGGCTTTTATGTTAACACATTCCAGAGTGTGGCATCACTGTCAGAGAAGTTTCATAGAGAAATGGGAAAG CTGAATCACAGCCTGAACGAAGTGATGACCAAATTGGAAGAACAGAACAA AAAGGGCTTGAAGGCAGACGGAGGAGTAAAGAG ggatctggctggcaccAACCACAGCCTCACTCCACAGGAATCACCCATTCCCAAGTCTCAGTCCAAG CCTGAGCAGGCCCCCGCAGAGCCACAGCAGTGGGACGAGGATGCGCAGGCTGATGTGCAGGCGGGCCGGGACGATGATGCGCAGGCGGATGCGCAGACGGGCTGGGAGGGTGACGGAGCACAGTCTGCGTCATCGGGCTGGGGCTATGAGGGGGCAGAGACTGCGCAGTCAGCCTGGGACGACGATGGCGCGCAGACTGCGCAGGCAGGCTGGAACAATGAGGACAATGCGCAGACGCACTGGGGAGATGATGGGGCCCAGGTAGGGTTGGAAGAGGAGGCTGCTGCAGATGTGCAGCCAGGCTGGGACCACAGTGGAAGCCAAGCTGGGAGGACAGAGGAGCAGACTGCTGCTGCGCAAACGGGCTGCGCAGACACTGAGCAGCTACAGGGGGAGGACAGCGCAGATGGGGGCTATACTGAAGGGGATGGGGAGTGCCAGAATGTAAGTTTATTTGGGTAG
- the LOC118222664 gene encoding myc box-dependent-interacting protein 1-like isoform X4, with protein sequence MAEMGKGVTAGKLASSMQKKLTRAQEKVLQKLGKADETKDAAFEESVVNFNKQMAEGTKLQKDLRVYLTAVKAMHDSSRRLQECLADMYEPEWYGKEEVDSIAEDTDLLWIDFHQKLVDQALISMDTYLGQFPDIKARVAKRDRKLVDFDSARHHVASIQKSKKKDEVKLAKQVALLEKAAPVWAQGMISAHHVAQTNLSRNQAEDELGRAQKVFEEMNVDLQEELPALWNSRVGFYVNTFQSVASLSEKFHREMGKLNHSLNEVMTKLEEQNKKGLKADGGVKRDLAGTNHSLTPQESPIPKSQSKEESADAAGTAGAESNSLPAAQDEASPVATSNGSVEEVEMPPGFLFKVKAMHDYIANDADELEMKSGDIVLVVSYDNPEEQDDGWLMGMLEANWIKEKGLAHKGVFPENFTQNL encoded by the exons gTTCTACAGAAGCTGGGTAAGGCAGATGAGACTAAGGATGCCGCATTTGAGGAGAGCGTGGTAAACTTCAACAAGCAGATG GCAGAGGGAACCAAACTACAGAAGGACCTGAGGGTTTACCTGACAGCTGTCAAAG CGATGCACGACTCATCCAGGCGTCTGCAGGAGTGCCTCGCGGACATGTATGAGCCAGAGTGGTACGGCAAGGAGGAAGTGGATTCCATTGCAGAG GACACTGACCTTCTGTGGATAGACTTTCATCAGAAACTGGTGGACCAAGCTTTGATCTCAATGGATACGTACCTGGGCCAGTTCCCTGATATTAAG GCGCGCGTTGCAAAGCGCGACAGGAAGCTGGTGGACTTTGACAGCGCACGACACCACGTTGCCTCTATACAAAAGAGCAAGAAAAAGGATGAGGTCAAGCTGGCCAAG CAAGTTGCACTCCTGGAGAAAGCAGCCCCTGTGTGGGCTCAGGGAATGATCTCAGCGCATCATGTTGCTCAGACTAACCTGTCGAGAAACCAG GCAGAGGATGAATTGGGACGAGCCCAGAAGGTGTTTGAAGAGATGAATGTAGATCTACAAGAGGAGCTtccagcactgtggaacag TCGTGTTGGCTTTTATGTTAACACATTCCAGAGTGTGGCATCACTGTCAGAGAAGTTTCATAGAGAAATGGGAAAG CTGAATCACAGCCTGAACGAAGTGATGACCAAATTGGAAGAACAGAACAA AAAGGGCTTGAAGGCAGACGGAGGAGTAAAGAG ggatctggctggcaccAACCACAGCCTCACTCCACAGGAATCACCCATTCCCAAGTCTCAGTCCAAG gaGGAGTCGGCCGACGCTGCTGGGACTGCTGGAGCAGAATCT AATTCTCTGCCTGCTGCCCAGGATGAAGCGTCGCCAGTGGCAACAAGCAACGGGTccgtggaggaggtggagatgcCTCCAGGATTTCTCTTTAAA GTCAAGGCGATGCATGACTACATAGCCAATGATGCAGATGAGCTTGAAATGAAATCTGGGGACATTGTGCTGGTTGTATCCTACGACAACCCTGAGGAGCAG GACGACGGGTGGCTGATGGGAATGCTGGAGGCCAACTGGATTAAGGAGAAAGGCCTTGCTCACAAGGGAGTGTTCCCAGAAAACTTCACCCAGAATTTGTGA
- the LOC118222664 gene encoding myc box-dependent-interacting protein 1-like isoform X5, which produces MAEMGKGVTAGKLASSMQKKLTRAQEKVLQKLGKADETKDAAFEESVVNFNKQMAEGTKLQKDLRVYLTAVKAMHDSSRRLQECLADMYEPEWYGKEEVDSIAEDTDLLWIDFHQKLVDQALISMDTYLGQFPDIKARVAKRDRKLVDFDSARHHVASIQKSKKKDEVKLAKQVALLEKAAPVWAQGMISAHHVAQTNLSRNQAEDELGRAQKVFEEMNVDLQEELPALWNSRVGFYVNTFQSVASLSEKFHREMGKLNHSLNEVMTKLEEQNKKGLKADGGVKRDLAGTNHSLTPQESPIPKSQSKEESADAAGTAGAESDEASPVATSNGSVEEVEMPPGFLFKVKAMHDYIANDADELEMKSGDIVLVVSYDNPEEQDDGWLMGMLEANWIKEKGLAHKGVFPENFTQNL; this is translated from the exons gTTCTACAGAAGCTGGGTAAGGCAGATGAGACTAAGGATGCCGCATTTGAGGAGAGCGTGGTAAACTTCAACAAGCAGATG GCAGAGGGAACCAAACTACAGAAGGACCTGAGGGTTTACCTGACAGCTGTCAAAG CGATGCACGACTCATCCAGGCGTCTGCAGGAGTGCCTCGCGGACATGTATGAGCCAGAGTGGTACGGCAAGGAGGAAGTGGATTCCATTGCAGAG GACACTGACCTTCTGTGGATAGACTTTCATCAGAAACTGGTGGACCAAGCTTTGATCTCAATGGATACGTACCTGGGCCAGTTCCCTGATATTAAG GCGCGCGTTGCAAAGCGCGACAGGAAGCTGGTGGACTTTGACAGCGCACGACACCACGTTGCCTCTATACAAAAGAGCAAGAAAAAGGATGAGGTCAAGCTGGCCAAG CAAGTTGCACTCCTGGAGAAAGCAGCCCCTGTGTGGGCTCAGGGAATGATCTCAGCGCATCATGTTGCTCAGACTAACCTGTCGAGAAACCAG GCAGAGGATGAATTGGGACGAGCCCAGAAGGTGTTTGAAGAGATGAATGTAGATCTACAAGAGGAGCTtccagcactgtggaacag TCGTGTTGGCTTTTATGTTAACACATTCCAGAGTGTGGCATCACTGTCAGAGAAGTTTCATAGAGAAATGGGAAAG CTGAATCACAGCCTGAACGAAGTGATGACCAAATTGGAAGAACAGAACAA AAAGGGCTTGAAGGCAGACGGAGGAGTAAAGAG ggatctggctggcaccAACCACAGCCTCACTCCACAGGAATCACCCATTCCCAAGTCTCAGTCCAAG gaGGAGTCGGCCGACGCTGCTGGGACTGCTGGAGCAGAATCT GATGAAGCGTCGCCAGTGGCAACAAGCAACGGGTccgtggaggaggtggagatgcCTCCAGGATTTCTCTTTAAA GTCAAGGCGATGCATGACTACATAGCCAATGATGCAGATGAGCTTGAAATGAAATCTGGGGACATTGTGCTGGTTGTATCCTACGACAACCCTGAGGAGCAG GACGACGGGTGGCTGATGGGAATGCTGGAGGCCAACTGGATTAAGGAGAAAGGCCTTGCTCACAAGGGAGTGTTCCCAGAAAACTTCACCCAGAATTTGTGA